GTTAtactttatgtgtgtatatgacatTAATGTTGTTATCCAGCAAATAACTCCCATGTTCTCAAACTGTGACTACATAATGTCTTATAGCAGAAAAACTGTTACAGAAAATGAGTAAATGCTGATATTTACATACAGAAATCAAAAGCTAAGACTTGAGTCAAACTGCAGCCATCATCAGCAGTTGGATACGTCCCCACCAGTCTTAAGATGAGACATTTCTACTAGTTCACTTTGTCACACTGTgactttgtatttgtgttttgagtCTTTAGTGACCAGTGcccttaatgtttttttctaatgtcaAGCTCTGCAGGTTCAGGTGACCAGAATAAGAAGAGTCCACCAGTCTTCCACTGAAGCAGAGCTGAAgtgtcacagcagctgcagtccaGCTGGACATCCTTCTTTGGTTTGGTTCAACAATGGACAGGAAGTAGGACAGGGACCAAATCCTTACAGAGGCCTGATCTATGATGGAGACAACATCTACTGTGCTTTCAAAGGACATGAGAAATACCACTCTGCCTCAGTGTGTGAGTTTACACCACTTTGTAAAGTTTCATAAAACCACAGCATTGTCACATCAAAAcactaatttactgtttcaaCATGTGATAATaatgagagagacacagactaATAGGGGGGTCAGGTCTGACAACATGTTGAATTTGTTGTTCCAGTGTTCATGAATAAACAACATGTTATAGGCCATTTAATGTGGACGTCTTGTTTAACCAGTGTAATGAACAAAGAACTGGAGGTTGAGCACCAGGTAGGCAGCTCATTCTTGGCTAGTTTGGAGGAGTCTGGCTGGGAGAGCTTCCAGCCCTGGTGAGGACCAGGTAAATTCTTGGATTCTGTAAAGGAGGAATCAGGAGTGAACTGCCGCTGCAGTCTCACACCCAGGGTTCTGGTTGGCATGTGTAGACGGTAAAGAGGAAGTGACCAAGGACATAGACTTGTCCTTCTACAGAACAATGTGACAGAAATGAATCCATCCCTGCTAGTAGCCGtccaaaacaaagacacagactaCCTGGACGGCAGGTCCCAGAACTTCAGACAGGGAATTAGGTCataatgaaattataaaaacaagaccaaaataatcttttaattgtctgaatgttttattttctcaaatgaACAGctaaaacagactttttatgAACATATGTCTCATTGTAATGAAAATCTCTTTTCCTCTAGATCCcccaaagcttctgtcagtgtcagtgagtccctctgctgagatagtggagggcagttcagtgactctgacctgtagcagtgatgctaacccagcagctaaatACACCTGGTACAAGAAAAATGGAAATCCAAGTCTTCAACCAGCCAGTAAACAGTTTAACTTCAGCTCCATCCAGTCCTCTGACTCTGGAGAGTattactgtacagctgagaaTGATCTGGGAGGGAGAACATCTGGATCCATCTTTATTAATGTGACATGTGagtcaaacataaaacagcaaatactaaaataaagaTGTTTGATCTGTGGCTTCTTTACACTCTGGATAATGTCAACAGCATGTTACTTATAATATACAATAGATTTACAAAACAACCAAGGTGATTAACCTGATTGTAAAGTAATAGAAAAAACAGATTGGGCTTAGTAACAGTAAAAAAGCATCTTGTGTACAAGTATATAATGTAATTGCTTCATCATGCATttggtttttaatgtaatgtaagtaggatgtttctgtttttgaattgttttgtgAGGTTGAGGACCCAACTGGAACTCATGCTTTTTATTCTGATGACAATAATCTGTTGTTACATGTCTTCCAGACCCcccaaagcttctgtcagtgtcagtgagtccctctgctgagatagtggagggcagttcactgactctgacctgtagcagtgatgctaacccagcagctaatttCACCTGGTACAAGGAGAACCAAACACTGATTCATGGACCAGAAGGGACTTATCAGTTCACCTCCATCAGCTCTGAGGACAGAGGAACATATTACTGCAGGTCTGAGAATCAGCTTGGACAGTCAAACTCTTCAAGTGTGTCCATAGACGTCCAGTGTGAGTATTAGAAATCTCTTCAGTTCTGATGATGAAGTTGATAACACAGGTCATTAGTCTTAAATGTTGCTACTGTATATTGTCTACTCTTGTAATatcatatgtgtgtgcagagtttgattcatttgtcatgttgtttttcatgtgtgttgtgtaatatagatgttttctttctcctcctcctttggtGTCACTCTTGACTTGTGGTTGCAAAATCTCTACTGTGGCtatttctgaaaaacagactCTCAGACAAATATTGAAGACTTGTCTCTATTTTCCTCCAGATGgtccaaagcttctgtcagtgtcagtgagtccctctgctgagatagtggagggcagtccagtgactctgacctgtagcagtgatgctaacccagcagctaattacacctggtacaaggaGAACCAAACACTGCTTCATGGACCAGAAGGGACTTATCAGTTCTCATCCATCCGCTCTGAGGACAGTGGGACATACTACTGCAGGTCTGAGAATCAGTATGGACAGATCAACTCTGAGCCTCTATTGGTGAATGTCCAGTGTAAGTAGAAAACTGCAACTAATCAGTCACAGTTACTGTACCTCctatgatggatggatagatagacagacatgCCTGCTGCATGTACATGTGGTACTGTTATCCCTGCTCTTCCCATCTGTTGCTGCATTGTCCAGTTGGACGTTCAGGCCTAAAAGCAAAagctcatgttgtgtttctttACATATTTTCAACAGATGgtccaaagcttctgtcagtgtcagtgagtccctctgctgagatagtggagggcagttcagtgactctgacctgtagcagtgatgctaacccagcagctaattacacctggtacaaggaGAATGAAGAGTCACCAAAAGCTTCAGGACAGATCTTCACCATCACTGACATCAGACCTgaacacagaggaaaatattacTGTGAAGCCCAGAACACAAGAGGACGTCATAACACCACCTCACATCTGACTGTTGTGGCAGGTTGTCTCTATTTACAGATTCACAGCTGTTATTTCTCATGTTATTTTGCACTTTACATGGAGCCCACCCAACTCAGGGTTTAGGATTAggattgtttttacattgtgaGACATTTGACaatccccctccctcctcaaaCTCAAACTTTACAATAGAAAATCCACAAATTCAATAATTCCTGTAAATTTCCAGTGTTTCATCTTGATAATTGTTTTCTAGATCCATTGAAACTTCCAGTAGCACTGACTgtccctgctgtttttctggcCTTCATGCTCCTTCCTGCCTGGCTGTGGATTAGGTCAGCagttcattttctctgtaattataTTTACCGTACTCTGCCTATGGACAAGATGATCAATTCCATGTCATGCGTTCAGTGTTTCATcagtttatttgtgcttttattgtccTGTCAGAAGACGGAGGTCATTGGATCAACAGTGTGAGGCTGAGGGGGGGCCAGACAACAGTgcacaggtgaggaaggagagtTCAGGTGCACCAGTACGAACAAAAACCTGCTGGTCAGACGTCAGAGTCACTGGTCACCTGAAAACTCCTCTGACAGACGTGTAATGTGCAGACTGTTTAGTGCAGACCCACATTAACCACATCCTCTGATCATTAGCACATCTCTGCTCTCATCCTTCCCTGTGTGCTCTCTTAAAGCTGGAAGGTAACGTGCAGCCTTTCAGACATGTCATGGAAATACTGTGGAAAAATCCTCTGAAGCAAAGACTGAATGTACTAATGTTCATTTATAAAGGAACAGGATTTATTTACAGGCAGAAGAAGAGTGAAGCTGGACTCTGACCAGGTTTAGCTGAAGGTGTAAAGGACAGTTGGACAGTTTTTCAAGTCTGATTGAAAACGATAACCAGGTGCCCACATTAAGACTGAAACATGTGTTTATGAAGCCATTCTCAGCCCTTCTCattctgtgtgaaaatggaTTCAAAGGTTTGTCTAATGTGCAGCTCTCGTCTAACTGGGACGACCAAAGCCTCATATTAGCCTCAGCTGGACTTTGGAACACATTTTGGTACAAAccaactttcatttaaaaagcatctgGATGGAGTTTTTCCTGCTCAGTGAACAGGAGGAGTCATCTCAGAAAGTAAAACACTACAGTTTCATATCTGCACCTGAAAAATTGTGTCTTTTCCTTGAACAAATGAAACCGATGCTCCTGGTACAGGGTTAACTGGTTAAACTGGAGAACATGCAGCAACCCCTGCTGGTGAACTGTGGCCACTGCAACAACCTTACATCCCTGACATAAAGCAACACTCCACCTTTTACCTGCAAATGGTCATGTCATGCTACAGTGCAGTGAAAGTCTTAGTGATTTCCCAGAGTTACTCATGAGTTCTGTTTATCCAGAGTCTCAAACTCATGGAAAATGTCACAGTCTtctctgtttgctctgcaggtGGATCAACTTCACTACGCCAGCGTCCAATTCACCAGGAACCAGGAAGACCACATCTACGCCAACGTCAGCCCAGCTCAGCACCAAGCAGACAAGCAGGAGGGTGTAATTTACAGTACTGTCCTCAGCAGAGCCGGTTCTGACCCAAGGTGAGCAGCTGGACCATTCCTGTTACTGTTCAATGGAACATATACATCTGTCAGTGTCAACTTCTTCAttgacttcttcttcttttgcctAATATTGGAACATTTAATTTCCATACTCTCTGTAATTTGATCATTTCCTTCCCAGAACAAGACGTCCAGCAGCTGTGGAGGATCCATCCTCACTGTACAGCTCGGTGAACAAACGCTGCTGAGTGGGAACACACTGTGGCTCTGTGCTTTGGTATTGCTGCATGGACTTTTTAGCAGATGAGAAAAATTAGCCCAAACATTAGAAACACCTCTCAGTGTGATTcatcttacttacaagatagagactattttgtctcacttggtaattacgagtctgagcgaacaaaaattaaatgtggggttcctcaagggtctattcttggtcctctcttattcaatatttacatgctgccccttgctctgATTAcggaatactacaacattgactaccatacctatgcagatgacacccaactttatatatcagtatcatctcatgattatagtcctctaatttcattatgtgagtgtattaatcaagtcaaagaatggatgtgccagaattttctccagctcaatacagacaagtcagaagtgattgtttttggccccaaaaatgaaaggtcaaaggtcattgctcaccttgactccatgtcattgaaagctacaaatcaagccagaaaccttggtgtaatcattgactcagacctgaattttaacaaccacataaaatccatcactaaatcttcctattaccacctgaaaaacattgccagaataaaaggttttctgtctaaacaagatgcagaaaaacttgttcatgcatttatcttcagtaggttagattattgtaatggcttgtttacaggtcttagcaaagtcaatcaggcaactgcagctaatccagaatgctgctgccagagtccttacaaacaccaagaaactggaccatatcacaccagttcttagatcactacactggcttcccgttagtcaaaggatatagtccatccatccatgttctactgcttatccggggccgggtcgcgggggcagtagccgaatcagggatacccagacttccttctccctggacacttcctccagctcttccggggggacaccgaggcgttcccaggccagccgggagacatagtccccccagcgtgtcctgggtcttccccggggcctcctcccggtgggacatgcccggaacacctccccaggaaggcgcccaggaggcatcggaaacagatgcccgagccacctcaactgactcctctcgatgtggaggagcagcggctctactccaagctcctcccgggtgaccgagctcctcaccctatctctaagggagcgcccggccaccctgcggaggaagctcatttcagccgcttgtatccgcgatctcgttctctcggtcatgacccagagctcatgatcATAGGTCATAAGCCTCCATAAGgggttcagtgaccccttatggagcgacaattgaggaccgtgacgtcgcccggtatggcgaagccggggccccaccctggagccaggcctggggttcgggctcgtaggcgagcgcctggtggctgggtctccccccatgggaCCCAGCTGGGCAAAGCCCtaaagagtgacgtggggccgtccttctgtggacccaacacccgcaggaggatccataaggggccggtgcatagtggatcgggcagtggtcgaggacggggacctcagcgacccgatccctggatgctgaaactggctctagggacatggaaaggatatattttaaaatcttattgctagtctataaagcactaaatggttgtggaccaaaatatattcaagatgtattagttccctatgaggtttccagacccctcaggtcatctgggacaggtctattgtgtgttcccagaaccagaaccatacaaagtgaagcagcattcagttactatgctcctcacttgtggaaaaaacttcctgaacacctgaggtctgctcaaactgtcagctcattcaaatcggaactgaaaacactgttgtttactgctgccttcaaataattgttcatccttgttttcttaatgtgctttgacatcttattttaatttactttattttatttaaatttattttattttaaatatctttgtttttaaatgctcttttcaatgcttttaatgtaattatatgccttgtaaagcactttgaattgcgtagtgtatgaatggtgctatacaaataaatttgccttgccttgccttgcctaattACGTGCGCACACAGAGAAAAGTCTACAAaattctctgtctcttctgtgcagaattcaggtttatatagcttgacaaGAAAGGGTGGACTCATATTCGaaaagaccccacatgtttgttcaggtgtcctctatcgTTTTATCAgcaaacaaattgttggcagttatgGCCTTTAAAACACAGGCcattaaaacactaaacccctaaaaactaaaaatatgcattctttagcccaacacgaccacctgttccatgctCTGTAAACCCCCCACAGCAGTAGGCTGGTTCAATaactacctgacaaacagaacTCAGTCTGTGCAGATAAATAGTGTCCGGTCCACATCTCTAACAGTAATGAATGGAGTTCCCCAGGGATCAATTCTGGGTCCacttctttttgttatttacataaataatcatttgttgtttgtaggTGCAGTAGCTCCAATCAAATGTTCTTTGTCACATCACAGCTGTTCTGGCAGCAAAAGCCAATGAAGTCTGTTCAGAACATTCACTTCTCACTGGAAGCATCAACTTTCAAACCATGTCCAGTGGATAATTGAACACACTGGAATTAATCCCAGTGTCACAGCAAGTTTTGCAGTGTCTGATTCAAAGGAACAGTCAGTAACTCCATCATCATTTCAGTTCcctctcactgctgcagagggcgacagtgagcacagtggtttcatttcagcctCAAACTAATCATTTGTGGGTTTATTGTTCACAATAGAGTTTTATTCACTAACTACAGAGACTAATATAGAAAGAGACAGCTTTCACTGTCATGTGTGTTCATCTTTATGCTGTACATTTCAATTTGTTGGGGTCGCTCATGGAAGCAGAACAGATTGAGgctgaataaatgtgaagcttCGTTATTTTAACACCTTTGTTCAAATGAGGCGACTTGTTTTGAAGAGTCTGATGTCATTGCAGTTCATCAAAGATGTTGGTCACCAGTGTGAACTATTGACACTTCCTGAACATggtctccagctgtgatgtttgaagAATTAAATGTCCAGGGTCTCCATAACTTAAAGTGCAAAGAGCTTCAGTCATTAAATGTGAGAATAAagcagccaaagtaaatgtagatgtgactcaacaatcagtggtggatgggaaatgttgtttcatggtccaggttcagtgtctctgatgtttcactgccctctggtggctAATCTTCAGAGCTACAGGTTCAGGCTTCATCCCTCTGAGCGCTGCCCCCACTGTCTGctttaaaggctcagttcacccaaatgaaacaaaccaaactgattttctctcttccccccAGTGTTATCGAACCATGCAGAGAGTTTTCTCACACTGTGAGAGTATTTTTTGAATGGTGAGTGTCTGACTTTCTGTGTTTACCCCCAGTTGACACCATTCATCAGTGTGTCTCCAAAGCAGCTGCTACCAGTCCAGTGGATGATGTGTGTTAAATGTTGTTTGGTTCACTCACTCATCCTCTGCAGTGATACTGAGTCAATGCACCATTCactttcatcagttttttttttcttcagtcagcaaatgtgagaataaagcagccaaagtaaatgtagatGTGGCTCAACAATCATTGGTGGATGAgaaatgttgtttcatggtcctggttcagtgtctctgatgtttcactgccctctggtggtgaagCTTCAGAGCTGCGGGTTCAGGCTTCATCCCTCTGAGTGCTGCCCCcactgtctgtttgtctgttttaaattcagttcaattttaattcagttcaatttatcTGTATAGCATCAAATCACAATagaatcatctcaaggcactttacaaaaaaaaaacaaaaaaaaaaaacaaattccttatgagcagcacttggcgacagtggagaggaaaactcccattaatggaagaaaaaacctccagcagaactgggctcagtttgggcggccatctgcctcgaccggttgggctgagtggatagaggagagagaaaagaacagcaacaataaacaacaaatagacactgaaggttggtgggaccagtaactgcacatcagtgatatacagctccagtaccagggacacctgcagaaggtagaaagaaaaagagagatagagggagagagcacaaggttagtgacattcaatggtggaatatacatgtgagcggggaggagaggaagagaggggaagggaagggagggaaggggTAAgggtccttgggcagtctaggcctatagcagcataacgaagggatggttcagggttgcctgaagccagccctaactatacgctttgtcaaagaggaaggttttaagtctagccttaaaaatatagagagtgtctgcctcctgaacccagactgggagctggttccacaggagaggagctttatagctaaaggctctgcctcctattctgcttttggaaactatgggaaccacaagtagacctgcactctgagagtgaagtgctctattgggataatatggtactgtgaggtctttaaggtatgaaggagcttgatcaagaagggatttgtatgtgggaagaaatatttgaaattctattctgtattttacagggagccaatgaagagaatctaatataggagaaatatgagctCTCTTTCTAGTTTccgtcaggactctggctgcagcattcttgattaactggaggctttttatggagatactgggacatccagatagtaaagagttacaataatctagccttgaggtaagaaatgcatggactagtatttctgcatcattttgagacaggatgttcccaTTTTTGGCAATGTtacgcaggtgaaagaatgcagttctagggatttgttttattttagttaaaagacatgtcctggtcaaaaataactcaaaggtttttcacagtagtgctagaggaCAGGGCTATACCATCTAGTAGTACCCataatttcacaaaaacaacttctgttttctctgaatttaaaagtagaacattactggtcatccagacctttatgtcagttagacatgcttgaagtctagATACCTGGTGTGTGTTATCAGctttcatagatagatacagctgagtgtcatctgcatagcagtggtaattaattgagtgcttcctaataacattgcctaaaggaagcatctacaaggtgaacagaattgatcctagcacagaaccttgtggaactccataactaacttttgtgcgtgtgggaGGTTCATCCTGTACATGAACAAAGTGGAATCTGTCCGAtgaataggattggaaccattttaatgcttttcctctgataccaatcacatgctccagtctctctaataagatgctgtggtcaatagtgtcaaatgcagcactaaggtctagcgGGAAAAGTATAGAAACGAGTCTATTGTCTGAGGCTaggagaagatcattggtgacttttaaaagtgctgtttgtgtactatgatgtgctctaaatcctgattgaaaaaaCAATGATATTTTCTCTTGTTCCATCTGGTTGTGTAGATATTTTGGG
This genomic window from Mastacembelus armatus chromosome 1, fMasArm1.2, whole genome shotgun sequence contains:
- the LOC113128692 gene encoding B-cell receptor CD22-like is translated as MTGAAMSLTAAASGFVVFLLSVSVVQAQDGWGVTYTATDICAIKGSTVNISCTYTYPSNVRVQETFWFTKGTNRGPVDLKTQSEYSGRVQHQWEDKTCTLTIRDLRETDSAQYKFRFITNQQSGRYTGSPGVTLTVTSSSEDPGLQVQVIKPSPVLYPSWAELTCHSCFLPGRPSYIWYKNGLKIKETPTLDQYFDSPDSYSCAVKGHEGFPSPSVCVKGQSCNRVTYTDRSICAVKGSSVDISCTYNSHDKDIQSKFWFRRQHNWRTRSQPVDLSEDSQFAGRVQVLDPETGRSTLRITDLRETDSAQYHFTFKTPGFEWRSSLPGTTLTVTALQVQVTRIRRVHQSSTEAELKCHSSCSPAGHPSLVWFNNGQEVGQGPNPYRGLIYDGDNIYCAFKGHEKYHSASVYPPKLLSVSVSPSAEIVEGSSVTLTCSSDANPAAKYTWYKKNGNPSLQPASKQFNFSSIQSSDSGEYYCTAENDLGGRTSGSIFINVTYPPKLLSVSVSPSAEIVEGSSLTLTCSSDANPAANFTWYKENQTLIHGPEGTYQFTSISSEDRGTYYCRSENQLGQSNSSSVSIDVQYGPKLLSVSVSPSAEIVEGSPVTLTCSSDANPAANYTWYKENQTLLHGPEGTYQFSSIRSEDSGTYYCRSENQYGQINSEPLLVNVQYGPKLLSVSVSPSAEIVEGSSVTLTCSSDANPAANYTWYKENEESPKASGQIFTITDIRPEHRGKYYCEAQNTRGRHNTTSHLTVVADPLKLPVALTVPAVFLAFMLLPAWLWIRRRRSLDQQCEAEGGPDNSAQVDQLHYASVQFTRNQEDHIYANVSPAQHQADKQEGVIYSTVLSRAGSDPRTRRPAAVEDPSSLYSSVNKRC